In the genome of Halobacterium noricense, one region contains:
- a CDS encoding tyrosine-type recombinase/integrase, whose protein sequence is MTKFTESPQTVIDQFQNERKHEVRESTLVNQKYHLRSFVEWTEEIEIEDIGDLNGYVVNQYKTWRRENFEINEQTLYNNLMSIRALLRWCEQRELVEDGLADKLDIPRPENPVRDATIAPERVNAILEYYQQFDYASRNHVLFYLLYHSGMRIGSIRALDVDDWKPDKHLLHVRHRPEEGTPLKNGEEGERAVYVSQDGLKGALSDYIKHNRLDKTDEYDRKPLFPTRQGRATTQTLRLYTEHLTEPCQYTGECPHEKELADCSARKRVKKSYECPSSVSPHPIRRSAITEHLNSDVPKDVVSERMNVSRKVLEQHYDSRTEEEKAEVRREYLENV, encoded by the coding sequence ATGACGAAATTCACCGAATCGCCGCAGACAGTTATTGACCAATTCCAGAACGAACGAAAACACGAGGTTCGGGAAAGTACCCTTGTCAACCAGAAGTACCACCTCCGCTCGTTTGTTGAATGGACTGAAGAAATTGAGATTGAGGATATCGGGGATCTGAACGGGTACGTTGTAAACCAGTATAAGACATGGAGGAGGGAGAATTTTGAAATTAACGAGCAAACCCTGTATAACAACCTAATGTCAATCCGGGCTTTGCTCCGGTGGTGTGAACAACGGGAACTTGTAGAAGATGGACTGGCGGACAAACTCGATATACCACGACCGGAAAACCCCGTGCGAGACGCTACAATCGCCCCGGAACGAGTTAATGCTATCTTAGAATACTACCAGCAGTTTGACTACGCCTCACGGAATCACGTTCTCTTCTACCTACTGTATCATTCCGGAATGCGAATTGGGTCTATTCGTGCATTAGACGTCGATGACTGGAAGCCCGACAAACATCTTCTACACGTCCGCCACCGCCCCGAAGAAGGTACACCGTTGAAGAATGGAGAAGAGGGAGAGCGCGCAGTCTACGTTTCTCAGGATGGACTGAAGGGCGCTCTTTCCGACTATATCAAACACAATCGCTTGGATAAGACAGACGAGTACGACAGGAAGCCCCTATTTCCGACTCGGCAAGGGCGGGCAACTACACAAACACTCCGGCTTTACACGGAACACTTAACGGAGCCTTGTCAGTATACGGGTGAATGTCCTCACGAAAAAGAATTAGCGGACTGTAGTGCCCGCAAACGCGTTAAGAAATCCTATGAATGCCCCTCTTCTGTTAGTCCCCATCCGATCCGGCGGAGTGCGATAACTGAACACCTAAACTCAGACGTCCCCAAAGATGTGGTTTCTGAGCGAATGAATGTAAGTCGGAAAGTGCTGGAACAGCACTATGACTCCCGTACAGAAGAGGAGAAAGCGGAGGTGCGACGAGAATATCTTGAGAACGTGTAG
- a CDS encoding SHOCT domain-containing protein, which translates to MSEEIQFAKGAGAQVTLYKDRIKITNEWFLSQYIPFHKPPSKTIPLNEISGINLEEATYFSGGHIKFGESGHEESGDGFFEQFDDENTVGFNFLHNEEFKELREEINRLRNNQTNHVAENGKDNSAIETLRQQYAEGEISKEEYEERLDVLQ; encoded by the coding sequence ATGAGTGAAGAGATTCAGTTTGCAAAAGGCGCGGGGGCTCAGGTTACACTATACAAAGACCGAATTAAAATAACAAATGAATGGTTCTTGAGCCAATACATCCCCTTCCATAAACCACCATCTAAAACTATTCCGCTAAACGAAATTTCAGGGATTAACCTTGAGGAGGCCACTTATTTTTCCGGCGGACACATAAAGTTCGGTGAAAGCGGGCATGAAGAAAGTGGAGACGGATTCTTTGAACAGTTTGATGACGAAAACACAGTCGGATTCAACTTCCTGCATAATGAGGAGTTTAAGGAATTACGGGAGGAAATTAACCGATTACGGAACAACCAAACAAACCATGTGGCGGAAAACGGAAAAGACAACTCGGCTATTGAAACACTTCGCCAACAATATGCGGAGGGAGAGATCTCTAAGGAGGAGTACGAGGAGCGCCTTGATGTTCTACAGTAG